One genomic window of Candidatus Kuenenia stuttgartiensis includes the following:
- the grpE gene encoding nucleotide exchange factor GrpE: protein MKGIEKPITPEDTENGNPMKQQGEMKHSGKKGTEQTTITEMLASHNVLLEEVKSLIETRLSYDETKEKTIEKLHEELKLYRDNFISQSQKPIFIDLIMLYDDFMQVLSVFEEKQDMTKDDIAAMRHNMHTIKEGLLEILYRREVTLYHKHPDFLDYKLHKTIGTVPTSIESENNQVAKIVKPGFCWNGKTLRPEEVIIKKYRKE, encoded by the coding sequence TTGAAAGGTATTGAAAAACCGATTACACCTGAAGATACAGAAAATGGCAATCCGATGAAACAGCAGGGCGAGATGAAACATTCCGGGAAAAAGGGTACAGAACAAACCACCATTACAGAAATGCTTGCATCCCACAACGTTTTATTGGAAGAAGTGAAATCACTGATTGAAACCCGCCTGTCTTACGACGAAACAAAAGAAAAGACCATTGAGAAACTCCACGAAGAACTGAAACTCTATCGTGACAATTTCATTTCCCAGTCGCAAAAACCTATTTTCATTGACCTGATTATGCTTTATGATGATTTCATGCAGGTACTCTCGGTTTTCGAAGAGAAGCAGGATATGACAAAGGATGATATTGCAGCAATGAGGCATAATATGCATACGATAAAGGAAGGGCTTCTGGAAATTCTGTATCGTAGAGAGGTAACACTGTATCACAAACATCCGGATTTTCTTGATTATAAACTTCACAAAACGATAGGTACGGTACCAACCAGCATAGAAAGCGAAAATAACCAGGTGGCGAAGATTGTAAAACCGGGTTTTTGCTGGAACGGCAAGACGCTAAGGCCTGAGGAAGTAATAATAAAGAAATATCGTAAAGAATGA
- a CDS encoding ferredoxin produces MKAKVDQDMCIGCALCTQICPEVFKMEDDKAVAYVAIVPKEDEDACKEAAGECPVTAIIIEE; encoded by the coding sequence ATGAAGGCAAAGGTGGATCAAGATATGTGTATCGGTTGCGCTTTATGTACTCAAATCTGTCCCGAAGTTTTTAAAATGGAAGATGACAAGGCAGTAGCATATGTTGCTATTGTTCCTAAAGAGGACGAAGATGCCTGTAAAGAGGCGGCAGGTGAATGTCCTGTCACTGCGATAATAATAGAAGAATAA
- a CDS encoding aldo/keto reductase, which yields MEFKNLSNTIKIPVIGLGTWTIGGGDEADTTYDKENISAIKTAIKLGITHIDNAEAYAQGHSHGNVKVTLRKTRIKNLCQKLPSISGEESKKR from the coding sequence ATGGAATTCAAAAATTTGTCGAATACTATTAAAATACCAGTGATAGGTCTTGGAACATGGACTATTGGCGGAGGAGATGAAGCAGATACCACGTATGATAAAGAGAATATTTCTGCAATAAAAACTGCAATCAAACTTGGAATAACACACATTGATAACGCTGAAGCATATGCCCAAGGCCATTCACACGGCAACGTCAAAGTCACCCTACGAAAGACGCGGATCAAGAATTTGTGCCAAAAGCTCCCGTCAATAAGTGGAGAAGAAAGTAAAAAACGATAG
- a CDS encoding PDZ domain-containing protein, translating into MATSFDPDKYFHNNEWKSAIDPSKNHYERLGLRFGENYSAQNITKSFQQRYDWWREANKRYNTNPANTKTKETGPASAEAMGKLQEAYVVLTNPSKKSAYDKQLSTDSGKKAGEEFKKMIHIVASDNALTQEGKKILLNYADTLGLSQATASDMITTETDKMGVRQHQPSSHSRPIIVVRQSGTSQQPELPNYYALLEIDATAGEHEILEAYKRKVSLWESLSSNPKFRDFALRRIGTLREAVDILLNHDRRRRYDYELFGKGKKPVRKASQGKNKTITAVLGGVAMVTVAAMIAVVLNKGKNFPPAIVAPEPYISKNKDMHDVLVQEDVSPFYKGWLGATIQEIDPALAEAFGVDITEGVIVTEALGNSPAESAGLRSGDIIVEFDGTKLRHANHLNFMVEQTGAGKHVAMRIIRDRKEMELNVILGERPTVLYSATSPETIPPEKNIGIMVQNVSENENGGEGVLVIDVQPESAAAKYNIEKGDIITEINRNKISNVAEFIRALISADADEKILLHIKKSDISLYLTIDPAE; encoded by the coding sequence ATGGCTACGTCGTTTGATCCTGATAAATATTTCCACAACAATGAATGGAAAAGCGCCATCGACCCTTCTAAAAACCACTATGAACGTTTGGGATTAAGGTTCGGCGAAAATTATTCCGCCCAAAATATAACAAAATCTTTTCAGCAAAGATATGACTGGTGGCGCGAAGCGAACAAACGATACAACACAAACCCCGCCAACACGAAAACAAAAGAAACAGGGCCCGCCTCTGCCGAAGCAATGGGAAAACTGCAGGAGGCGTATGTAGTATTGACCAATCCTTCAAAAAAATCAGCATACGACAAACAACTCTCAACCGACAGCGGTAAAAAGGCAGGAGAAGAATTTAAAAAAATGATTCATATTGTTGCAAGCGACAACGCGCTCACGCAGGAGGGGAAAAAGATACTTCTTAATTACGCTGATACCCTGGGACTTAGCCAGGCAACAGCTTCCGATATGATAACAACAGAAACAGACAAGATGGGGGTGAGGCAACATCAACCATCTTCTCATTCAAGGCCAATTATTGTCGTCAGACAGTCCGGCACTTCTCAACAACCTGAGCTCCCAAACTATTATGCTCTTTTGGAAATAGACGCAACTGCCGGAGAGCATGAAATTCTGGAAGCATATAAAAGAAAAGTGTCTCTTTGGGAAAGCCTGAGTTCAAACCCAAAATTCAGGGACTTTGCCCTGCGAAGAATAGGTACCTTGCGGGAGGCCGTTGATATACTCCTCAATCATGACCGGCGAAGGAGATATGACTATGAATTATTTGGCAAAGGGAAAAAACCTGTCCGGAAAGCCTCGCAAGGAAAAAACAAAACCATAACGGCTGTCCTTGGCGGTGTAGCAATGGTAACTGTGGCGGCAATGATTGCCGTTGTTTTAAACAAGGGCAAGAATTTTCCTCCGGCAATAGTTGCCCCCGAGCCGTATATTTCCAAAAACAAGGACATGCATGATGTTTTGGTGCAGGAAGATGTATCTCCATTTTATAAGGGGTGGCTGGGCGCAACAATCCAGGAGATTGACCCTGCACTGGCGGAGGCTTTTGGTGTTGACATTACAGAAGGAGTCATTGTGACGGAGGCACTGGGTAACTCTCCCGCGGAATCCGCAGGACTCCGGAGCGGTGATATCATTGTTGAGTTTGACGGGACGAAGTTGCGGCACGCAAATCACCTGAATTTCATGGTGGAACAAACAGGAGCAGGGAAGCATGTTGCGATGAGAATCATACGAGACCGCAAAGAAATGGAGCTAAATGTGATTCTTGGCGAACGACCAACTGTACTCTATTCTGCTACGTCACCGGAAACGATACCTCCCGAAAAGAACATTGGCATAATGGTACAAAACGTATCCGAAAATGAAAACGGGGGTGAGGGGGTATTGGTTATTGATGTGCAACCGGAAAGCGCGGCTGCAAAATATAATATAGAAAAAGGTGATATCATTACGGAAATAAATAGAAATAAAATTTCAAATGTCGCTGAATTTATAAGGGCATTGATCTCTGCTGATGCCGATGAAAAAATACTCCTGCATATAAAGAAAAGCGATATTTCGCTTTATCTTACCATCGATCCTGCGGAATAA
- a CDS encoding DUF488 domain-containing protein, which yields MFKIKRVYEKPDEGDGIRVLIDRLWPRGLKKEEAKIDHWMKEISPSDTLRKWFAHKEDRWQEFESRYMKELKDKNDLLKQLIDLGKKEKVTLLYAAKDEGRNNAQVLLEVLKKK from the coding sequence ATGTTTAAAATAAAACGGGTTTATGAAAAACCAGATGAAGGCGATGGGATAAGGGTATTGATTGATCGCCTATGGCCGCGGGGTCTCAAAAAAGAAGAGGCTAAAATCGACCATTGGATGAAAGAAATCAGTCCCAGTGATACGCTCCGTAAATGGTTTGCTCATAAAGAGGATCGGTGGCAGGAGTTTGAAAGCCGTTATATGAAAGAGTTGAAAGATAAAAACGACCTCTTGAAACAATTGATAGATTTGGGGAAAAAGGAAAAGGTTACTTTACTATATGCTGCCAAAGATGAGGGACGAAATAATGCACAAGTACTTTTGGAGGTGTTGAAAAAGAAATGA
- a CDS encoding ISAs1 family transposase produces the protein MSVLFPPQHETIEKGHGRIEIRRIWTSTELNEYLDFPYVKQVFCIHRIFTKVKTGKKTEEIVYGITSLTQQKASPKTILKFSRGHWSIENGLHYVRDTSFREDHSQIRTQNAPRAMASLKNLVVGLFHFLNVPNIAKTLRNFAARPFLALQMLRL, from the coding sequence ATCTCAGTTCTTTTCCCCCCTCAGCACGAAACAATTGAAAAAGGCCATGGCCGCATTGAAATCCGCAGGATTTGGACCAGCACCGAATTAAACGAATATCTTGATTTCCCCTACGTTAAGCAGGTATTTTGCATTCATAGAATATTTACAAAAGTCAAGACCGGCAAAAAGACCGAGGAAATTGTTTACGGTATTACCAGCCTGACACAACAAAAAGCAAGTCCCAAAACCATTCTTAAGTTTTCCCGCGGACACTGGTCAATAGAAAATGGACTTCATTATGTGCGTGATACCTCCTTCCGTGAAGACCATTCTCAAATACGCACACAAAATGCCCCAAGGGCAATGGCTTCTTTGAAGAACCTTGTGGTTGGGCTGTTTCATTTTCTCAATGTACCAAATATTGCAAAGACGCTCAGAAATTTTGCGGCAAGACCTTTTCTTGCACTTCAAATGCTTCGCTTGTAA
- a CDS encoding DUF2024 family protein produces MKVSVYDTHVVKKNGLTMHFDIIVPDDQTHEKVLQFGLEYLKRVGQEGQPLTTKECRFCHMEEASEDIEKAIKESGYYIYEMEGCH; encoded by the coding sequence ATGAAAGTATCTGTCTATGACACACACGTAGTGAAGAAAAACGGGCTGACAATGCATTTTGATATTATCGTCCCTGATGATCAGACACATGAAAAGGTTCTTCAATTTGGCCTTGAATATCTAAAAAGAGTGGGACAGGAGGGACAACCACTCACAACAAAAGAATGTCGTTTCTGCCACATGGAAGAGGCGTCAGAGGATATTGAAAAGGCTATTAAAGAAAGCGGTTATTACATTTATGAAATGGAAGGATGTCATTGA
- a CDS encoding Hsp70 family protein produces the protein MSPKKTTVVGIDLGTTFSAIAHINEDTGKAEIIPSPEQDRITPSVVLIEKVNDIIVGEIAKQNAVAEPNKVVEFVKRQMGKPKEDKKDEQGNILVKGWCFEHEGKKYSAQEISAFILKKLKNDAEERLGTMITDAVITCPAYFGDPERAATKEAGVIAGFNVLAVIDEPVAAALSYGLDKLKQDQNVFVFDLGGGTFDVVILEIKGGKIREVVVNGDHLLGGKDWDDEIIRYASKIFKEKYGTYPLDDLSAYQDLQLRAIKAKEELTKREKTKIMCVHAGNTLLVELTRDTFEEITKYLIDRCKVLCGIALSDANMTWQDVGAVLLVGGSTRMPMIRNMIAEISGKTPSDELNPDECVALGAAWHAAMLSISSGDMPVEVVKRLAGVEVQKVASHNLGIIALDGDGNERNFLMIPRFTPLPFEKKDIFKTLTDNQTSILLRIMEGGIMGENDTCDPLDCNMIAQGSIRDIPPSPKGSPIEVAYKYNDIGILEVHGIHLPSGKEVVITVEHTGGLTAQEIKAATMNIEKASITS, from the coding sequence ATGTCGCCTAAAAAAACAACCGTAGTGGGAATTGATCTGGGCACTACTTTTTCAGCCATTGCGCACATTAATGAGGACACCGGCAAAGCAGAGATTATTCCCAGTCCCGAACAAGACCGTATCACGCCTTCTGTGGTCCTTATTGAAAAGGTGAATGATATTATTGTAGGAGAAATAGCAAAACAGAATGCTGTAGCGGAACCAAACAAGGTCGTTGAGTTTGTAAAAAGACAAATGGGAAAACCAAAAGAAGATAAAAAGGATGAGCAGGGGAATATACTGGTAAAGGGCTGGTGTTTTGAGCATGAGGGGAAAAAGTACAGCGCCCAGGAAATTTCGGCGTTTATCCTGAAAAAACTGAAAAATGACGCCGAAGAGCGGCTGGGAACAATGATAACAGATGCGGTAATTACATGTCCGGCCTATTTTGGGGATCCCGAGAGGGCTGCAACCAAAGAGGCTGGCGTCATTGCGGGATTTAACGTGTTGGCGGTAATTGACGAACCGGTGGCCGCCGCGCTTTCTTATGGACTCGATAAACTCAAACAGGATCAAAATGTCTTTGTCTTTGACCTTGGCGGTGGAACATTTGACGTGGTTATCCTTGAAATCAAAGGCGGAAAAATACGGGAGGTGGTGGTTAATGGCGACCACTTGCTTGGTGGCAAGGACTGGGATGATGAAATCATCCGGTATGCATCAAAGATTTTTAAGGAAAAATACGGAACATACCCGCTGGATGATCTTTCAGCGTATCAGGATTTGCAATTACGCGCAATTAAGGCAAAAGAAGAACTCACAAAACGCGAAAAGACAAAGATTATGTGCGTGCACGCGGGAAATACCCTCCTGGTAGAATTGACCAGAGATACGTTTGAAGAAATTACAAAATATCTCATTGACCGTTGCAAGGTATTATGCGGAATAGCGCTGAGCGATGCAAACATGACGTGGCAAGACGTCGGGGCGGTTCTCCTGGTGGGCGGTTCTACAAGAATGCCCATGATAAGGAATATGATTGCAGAAATAAGCGGAAAAACGCCCAGCGATGAACTAAACCCTGATGAATGCGTAGCCCTTGGCGCTGCCTGGCACGCCGCAATGTTAAGTATTTCCAGCGGCGATATGCCCGTTGAAGTGGTGAAGAGGCTCGCCGGAGTGGAAGTGCAAAAAGTCGCTTCACATAATCTGGGCATCATCGCATTGGACGGAGATGGGAATGAGCGGAATTTTCTAATGATACCAAGGTTTACTCCCCTGCCGTTTGAAAAAAAGGATATTTTTAAAACACTCACCGACAACCAGACTTCCATTCTTCTGCGGATTATGGAAGGCGGAATTATGGGAGAAAACGATACATGCGACCCCCTGGACTGCAATATGATCGCGCAAGGTTCGATACGGGATATCCCCCCTTCACCAAAAGGCAGCCCCATCGAGGTGGCCTATAAATACAATGATATTGGAATACTGGAGGTGCACGGTATTCATCTCCCATCAGGAAAAGAGGTAGTTATAACAGTGGAGCATACCGGCGGTCTGACTGCCCAGGAAATAAAAGCTGCAACTATGAACATTGAAAAAGCCTCAATAACAAGTTAA
- the proC gene encoding pyrroline-5-carboxylate reductase, with protein MLKEKFGFIGGGKMAEALCKGIIRAGLSAGSNIIVSDVLAERCRLLKEEIGVQTTQDNHDIAAFADVIILAVKPQIIGEALENIKNDITPRHLIISIAAGIPLHFIESKLRENVRVIRVMPNTPCLIASSATAFAPGKHTTEGDKKLAHAIFNAVGKVFQLEEKYLDAVTGVSGSGPAYVYMFIEALSDGGVKMGLPREIATALAAQTALGAAKMVLETGQHPAQLKDAVTSPAGTTIEGVSKLEDGGLRAAVINAVEAAALKSKKLGELL; from the coding sequence ATGTTAAAAGAAAAGTTCGGCTTTATCGGCGGCGGTAAGATGGCGGAGGCGCTTTGCAAAGGCATTATCAGGGCAGGCCTTAGCGCCGGCAGCAACATTATTGTTAGCGATGTCCTTGCAGAGCGATGCCGTTTATTAAAAGAAGAAATTGGCGTCCAAACTACACAAGACAATCATGATATTGCCGCCTTTGCAGACGTTATTATCCTCGCGGTGAAACCGCAAATTATCGGTGAAGCGCTTGAGAATATAAAAAACGACATAACTCCCCGTCATTTAATCATATCCATCGCTGCAGGCATTCCCCTGCATTTTATTGAATCAAAACTCAGAGAAAACGTTCGTGTTATCAGGGTCATGCCTAATACACCATGCCTGATTGCCTCTTCGGCGACGGCCTTTGCACCAGGGAAACATACAACGGAAGGTGATAAGAAATTGGCGCACGCGATATTTAATGCCGTCGGAAAGGTTTTTCAACTTGAGGAAAAATATTTGGATGCAGTTACAGGGGTAAGCGGGAGCGGGCCTGCCTATGTGTATATGTTTATTGAGGCATTATCAGACGGCGGGGTAAAAATGGGACTTCCAAGAGAAATAGCAACGGCCCTTGCGGCGCAGACAGCATTGGGCGCAGCAAAAATGGTGCTGGAAACCGGGCAACATCCCGCACAGTTAAAGGACGCCGTCACCTCGCCTGCAGGAACAACTATTGAAGGTGTGAGCAAATTAGAAGATGGCGGATTACGTGCCGCTGTCATAAATGCAGTAGAAGCCGCCGCTTTAAAATCTAAAAAATTGGGAGAATTATTATAA
- the tkt gene encoding transketolase has product MKISAIQKETAELAVNTLKMLSADAVEKAQSGHPGLPMGCADVAFVLWTQFLQFNPEDPNWPNRDRFILSAGHGSMLLYSLLHLYGYDLSLDEIKQFRQLNSKTPGHPEYGHTPGVEVTTGPLGQGFANGVGMAIAERLLAARFNKVGKKIIGHTIYGVVSDGDLMEGISSEAASIAGHLGLSNIIYLYDNNHITIEGNTSLAFTEDVAKRFEAYSWKVFKIDGHNHNEIANAIQSAQNEKERPSLIIATTHIGKGSPNKQNNASAHGEPLGEKELALTKENIGWSKNPAFYVPDEVRQLCASRVKELKDVYENWQNAFHTRLKEDPDFSGEWNAYMNKAIPDNLESKLLETIKKDSVATRAASGDMMQIIAQQIPSFIGGSADLNPSTKTFIKGSPAINKNSFIGKNIHFGVREHAMGAVLNGMALYGGIIPHGSTFLIFSDYMRPSIRLAALMKLQVIYVFTHDSIFLGEDGPTHQPIEQLPSLRLIPNLLTIRPSDATETAAAWITALNHKNGPTALILTRQNIPVIDRSVYPSSEGLKHGAYILKDSMGTPDIILMASGSEVSIALEATLKLQEKGVAARLVSFPCLELFRNNPEAYKDNILPPSCTRRVSIEAAAKGIWHEFTGINGLIIGIDHFGASAPAKALAEHFGFTTKNILNEIEKKWGI; this is encoded by the coding sequence ATGAAAATAAGCGCCATACAAAAAGAAACAGCAGAACTTGCAGTCAATACATTAAAAATGCTTTCCGCCGACGCAGTTGAAAAGGCGCAATCAGGGCATCCGGGATTGCCTATGGGGTGTGCGGATGTTGCGTTTGTTCTTTGGACACAGTTTTTACAATTTAATCCGGAAGACCCGAATTGGCCCAACCGGGACCGGTTTATCCTTTCCGCAGGCCATGGTTCTATGCTGCTCTATTCCTTATTGCACCTCTATGGATATGACCTGTCGCTGGATGAAATAAAACAATTCCGGCAGCTTAACAGTAAAACACCGGGACATCCGGAATACGGCCATACCCCTGGCGTGGAAGTCACTACAGGCCCTTTGGGGCAAGGATTTGCAAATGGCGTTGGAATGGCAATAGCAGAACGTTTGCTTGCGGCACGGTTTAATAAAGTTGGCAAAAAAATTATCGGTCACACCATTTACGGGGTTGTAAGCGATGGAGATCTGATGGAAGGAATTTCCTCCGAGGCTGCTTCCATTGCGGGGCATCTTGGGCTTTCCAACATTATCTACCTTTACGACAACAACCACATCACGATAGAGGGAAACACCTCACTTGCTTTTACAGAAGACGTGGCAAAACGTTTTGAAGCATACTCATGGAAGGTTTTTAAAATTGACGGGCACAATCATAATGAAATTGCGAATGCCATACAATCTGCTCAAAATGAAAAAGAAAGACCCTCTCTTATTATCGCGACAACCCATATTGGAAAAGGGAGTCCGAATAAGCAGAACAATGCGTCCGCTCACGGGGAGCCGCTTGGAGAAAAAGAACTTGCATTAACAAAGGAAAATATCGGCTGGTCAAAAAACCCGGCTTTTTACGTTCCTGATGAAGTAAGGCAACTATGCGCTAGCCGCGTAAAAGAGTTAAAAGATGTTTACGAAAACTGGCAAAATGCCTTTCATACCCGCTTAAAAGAGGATCCGGATTTTTCCGGAGAGTGGAATGCTTATATGAATAAAGCTATCCCGGACAACCTTGAATCTAAGCTGCTTGAGACCATCAAAAAAGATTCAGTCGCAACAAGGGCTGCTTCCGGAGATATGATGCAGATAATTGCACAGCAAATACCGTCCTTCATCGGCGGCTCTGCCGATCTTAACCCCTCCACTAAAACGTTTATTAAGGGGTCGCCTGCCATCAACAAAAATTCATTTATTGGAAAAAATATCCACTTCGGGGTTAGAGAACACGCCATGGGCGCTGTTCTCAACGGCATGGCGCTTTATGGCGGCATTATTCCCCATGGTTCCACGTTTCTGATATTTTCCGACTACATGAGACCTTCTATCCGGCTTGCTGCGTTGATGAAGCTTCAGGTAATTTATGTATTTACCCATGACAGCATATTTCTCGGAGAAGACGGCCCAACGCATCAGCCGATTGAACAGCTACCCTCCTTGAGGCTTATTCCAAACCTGTTGACAATAAGGCCTTCGGACGCAACCGAAACGGCTGCGGCCTGGATAACGGCGCTGAATCACAAAAACGGTCCAACAGCACTGATACTTACCCGCCAGAATATTCCGGTTATTGACCGCTCTGTGTATCCTTCGTCAGAGGGATTAAAACACGGCGCCTACATACTAAAGGATTCCATGGGTACTCCGGATATAATCCTCATGGCGTCTGGGTCCGAGGTATCAATCGCCCTTGAAGCAACACTAAAACTGCAGGAAAAGGGCGTTGCTGCACGTCTCGTAAGCTTTCCTTGTTTAGAATTATTCAGGAACAACCCGGAGGCATATAAAGACAATATCCTTCCACCGTCATGTACAAGGCGTGTCTCCATTGAAGCAGCGGCAAAAGGAATCTGGCATGAATTTACTGGCATCAATGGCCTTATCATCGGAATTGACCACTTTGGTGCATCTGCTCCCGCAAAGGCCCTGGCAGAACACTTTGGATTTACCACAAAAAATATTTTAAATGAGATTGAAAAAAAGTGGGGTATATAA
- a CDS encoding multiheme c-type cytochrome has translation MCNKTNLLKIFNMFLFLGLSVFSVVCTEANELHRDDQALTGDFSHLPKKAVEVEEQYPPDVKPGPVITAANKICVECHKNQTPALVMEWERSLHAQKAVGCVDCHKANEGEIDAWQHMGALISTLVTPKDCSNCHATEYKEFSRSHHAKAGEILDSLDNVLAEKVIGLPDNNADAVNGCLQCHGSIIRFMRNDAGEILREGGKPVIDPDTWPNSGIGRLNPDGSKGSCHACHSRHSFEAKLSRAPENCGKCHMGPDHPQMEIYRESKHGIAYTANIDHMALDKEGDWVLGKDYSAAPTCTTCHISSYMTSEGQHTASNHDVGERISWTLRPVVSTKINLVIYEDGFKEDYPDTRKLPEIGERVQVTEKIVQEETLVNKIVSKRVDKIVTWQERREKMKGVCRNCHNHTHVDNFYHQFDSLVNLYNEKFAKPAQAMMTALAEDEVLNPNAPFEHEVQWVFWELWHHEGRRARHGASMMGPDYTHWHGMYEVAKHYYMKFLPAVIKAAAQKSDDMKIKYEQKIEKLLEQKEHLWMKGLSEEETEVLKATYKNRYNE, from the coding sequence ATGTGCAACAAAACAAACCTGCTAAAGATTTTTAATATGTTTTTATTCCTGGGGTTGTCAGTTTTTAGCGTCGTATGTACTGAGGCTAATGAGTTACACAGAGATGACCAGGCATTGACCGGGGACTTTTCACATTTACCGAAGAAAGCTGTTGAAGTTGAAGAGCAATACCCACCAGATGTAAAGCCAGGTCCGGTAATAACCGCTGCGAATAAAATATGCGTCGAATGCCATAAAAACCAGACGCCTGCTCTGGTAATGGAATGGGAGCGATCACTGCATGCTCAAAAAGCGGTAGGGTGTGTTGATTGTCACAAGGCTAATGAAGGAGAAATAGACGCCTGGCAGCATATGGGAGCTTTGATTTCTACATTAGTTACTCCCAAAGACTGCTCAAATTGCCACGCAACTGAGTATAAAGAGTTTTCCAGAAGTCATCATGCAAAAGCCGGAGAGATCTTAGATAGCCTTGATAATGTGCTTGCAGAGAAGGTTATTGGCCTTCCGGACAATAATGCCGATGCCGTTAACGGTTGTTTGCAATGTCACGGAAGCATAATAAGATTTATGCGTAATGATGCGGGTGAAATATTGCGGGAAGGAGGAAAGCCGGTAATTGACCCTGATACATGGCCAAACAGTGGAATAGGCCGGTTAAATCCGGATGGTTCAAAAGGTTCGTGCCACGCATGCCATTCGAGACATTCATTTGAGGCAAAATTGTCCAGAGCGCCTGAAAATTGTGGTAAGTGCCACATGGGGCCCGACCATCCTCAAATGGAAATTTATAGAGAATCAAAGCATGGAATTGCATATACCGCCAATATTGATCACATGGCGCTGGATAAAGAAGGTGATTGGGTGTTGGGAAAGGATTACTCCGCAGCTCCGACGTGTACCACCTGCCATATCAGCAGCTATATGACATCGGAAGGACAGCATACCGCCAGCAACCATGATGTTGGAGAGCGAATTAGCTGGACACTTCGGCCGGTCGTCAGTACAAAGATAAATTTGGTGATATATGAAGATGGTTTTAAAGAAGATTATCCCGATACACGGAAATTGCCTGAGATTGGTGAAAGGGTTCAGGTGACTGAAAAAATCGTGCAGGAGGAAACGTTGGTTAATAAAATCGTCTCAAAACGTGTTGATAAAATTGTAACATGGCAGGAACGGCGTGAAAAAATGAAGGGCGTGTGTAGAAATTGCCATAACCATACTCATGTCGACAATTTTTACCACCAATTCGATAGTCTTGTGAACCTCTACAACGAAAAATTTGCGAAACCTGCACAGGCAATGATGACTGCGCTGGCTGAGGATGAAGTCTTAAATCCAAATGCACCATTTGAACATGAAGTACAATGGGTTTTCTGGGAATTGTGGCACCATGAAGGCAGAAGAGCGCGGCATGGAGCAAGCATGATGGGTCCTGATTATACTCACTGGCATGGCATGTATGAGGTGGCAAAACACTATTATATGAAGTTTTTACCTGCCGTAATTAAGGCCGCTGCCCAAAAGAGTGATGATATGAAGATAAAATACGAACAAAAAATTGAGAAATTGTTGGAACAAAAAGAACACTTGTGGATGAAGGGCCTTTCGGAAGAAGAAACAGAAGTATTAAAAGCTACCTATAAAAATCGTTATAATGAATAA